One stretch of Mangifera indica cultivar Alphonso chromosome 9, CATAS_Mindica_2.1, whole genome shotgun sequence DNA includes these proteins:
- the LOC123225834 gene encoding uncharacterized protein LOC123225834 isoform X6, which translates to MDVIEEDATNEKYCIQVLRILITKADTEIDKLEKDLVFLQNELAGVEYEEWFEICCNALRKQIDCLYIANEQPHDLMVLDSSDSTAHTAEHLEENTKFIFADLSAVVKEESQASSISYTESGSFLNTSLINQEKKNNNSEAVKVCYEQLRQIDVKDSSPNSLKSEAGDLDEKEVLSSVKTETSMKAEAREHCFTSVCNKVIQTSLNSTDERKYDLEVVMDQSADIMSKNSNGGGLKHIVNRSNKNKKLCASNLKIVSDESEENSSASIEGVIGVDSASKSMRKNANLSKRVKLISFITKDLDSNICEPEEGYPDVKRIMRKPDFEVNGNEEVCTYRTTTAGKDKIVDSSSNPEGKVNPPKAEKQPATAVMQDANADALRHATGVSWGSNNSDLRFTVPRQAKVGNSYSSSESTCTISQTTISRQEKGGNSDTSLDALRPATGLSRRRNDSGSAPTTSRQLRVQNSDISPAALSHATGLDQRRNNSDSRVPAFRQAIVGNCSFDKKLCDFAHKSASKRGMKESSLILSDVLKSSNLSSEAKGKRKPSLQNVKAKKSCLIDTQQSALSSLLHLQDDKGKMTANAQTVERKTQGEDVQTAESVANSVKFNTDLSVKPQKNYVKRKFKLNPPSAKESGFQSAERIPQSSFIAKAKRQWKSEPVSDSSSSDHSLNTKILKKAAQHGQCEGKEKDIGFDDSQNSISVPQKKRKKNTSIPEVVEIKGSTLQIDLLKSPIHSTGKDDIWITKSCYNSIDSCTEVVTSSPFSTSKLMELKIGELRTIAKEQKLTKYYKLRKTDLVERIANKLGSC; encoded by the exons ATGG ATGTGATTGAAGAAGATGCTACCAATGAGAAATATTGTATACAGGTTCTGAGGATCTTGATTACAAAGGCTGACACTGAAATTGACAAACTTGAAAAAGATTTGGTATTTCTTCAGAATGAACTAGCTGGGGTGGAATATGAAGAGTGGTTTGAGATATGCTGCAATGCTTTGAGAAAACAGATAGATTGTCTTTATATTGCG AATGAACAGCCCCATGATCTAATGGTACTAGACAGTTCTGATTCTACTGCTCACACTGCTGAACATCTCGAAGagaacacaaaatttatttttgcgGACTTGAGTGCTGTCGTAAAGGAGGAAAGTCAAGCATCCAGTATCAGTTATACAGAAAGTGGTTCATTCTTAAATACATCTTTGATCAatcaagagaagaaaaataataattcagaAGCAGTTAAG GTCTGTTATGAACAGCTTAGGCAAATTGATGTTAAAGATTCCAGTCCTAACTCTTTGAAATCAGAAGCTGGTGACCTTGACGAAAAAGAAGTATTGAGCAGTGTTAAGACAGAAACTTCTATGAAGGCTGAAGCCAGAGAACACTGTTTTACTTCTGTGTGCAACAAGGTGATCCAAACTTCTTTGAACTCCACAGATGAGAGAAAATACGATCTAGAAGTGGTTATGGATCAG TCTGCTGATATCATGTCAAAGAATTCCAATGGAGGTGGGTTGAAGCATATTGTTAACCGCTCCAACAAGAACAAAAAACTGTGCgcttctaatttaaaaattgtaagtGATGAATCAGAAGAAAACAGTTCTGCATCTATAGAAGGTGTTATAGGTGTTGATTCAGCATCGAAATCAATGAGAAAGAATGCAAACCTTTCCAAGAGGGTCAAG CTGATAAGTTTTATCACAAAAGATTTGGACTCAAATATTTGTGAACCTGAAGAAGGTTATCCTGATGTGAAGAGGATAATGCGCAAGCCAGATTTCGAAGTTAACGGAAATGAGGAAGTCTGCACATACCGTACTACAACTGCTGGCAAAGATAAAATTGTGGATTCATCTTCCAATCCTGAAGGCAAAGTTAACCCTCCAAAAGCAGAGAAG CAGCCTGCAACTGCTGTCATGCAAGATGCTAATGCTGATGCTTTGAGGCATGCAACTGGTGTCAGCTGGGGAAGCAACAATTCTGATTTGAGGTTCACTGTTCCTAGGCAGGCAAAAGTTGGAAATTCATATAGCAGTAGTGAGTCTACCTGTACTATaagccaaacaactatttcaaGGCAGGAAAAAGGTGGAAATTCTGATACTAGTCTTGATGCTTTGAGACCTGCAACTGGACTGAGCAGGAGGAGAAATGATTCTGGTTCTGCACCAACTACTTCCAGACAGTTACGAGTTCAAAATTCTGATATTAGCCCTGCTGCTTTGAGTCATGCAACTGGCCTGGATCAAAGGAGAAATAATTCTGATTCTAGAGTACCTGCATTCAGACAGGCAATAGTTGGAAATTGCAGTTTTGATAAAAAACTCTGTGATTTTGCTCATAAGTCTGCAAGTAAGCGTGGGATGAAAGAATCCAGTTTAATTCTGTCTGACGTgttaaaatcttcaaatttgtCTTCTGAGgcaaaaggaaagagaaaaccTTCTCTACAAAATGTCAAGGCCAAAAAATCATGTTTGATAGATACTCAACAGTCTGCATTATCTTCACTTCTGCATCTACAAGATGATAAAGGAAAAATGACTGCCAATGCACAGACTGTTGAAAGGAAAACTCAAGGAGAAGACGTTCAAACAGCCGAATCTGTTGCCAATAGTGTGAAATTTAACACTGACTTGTCTGTGaaaccacaaaaaaattatgtaaagaGGAAATTCAAGTTAAATCCACCAAGTGCTAAAGAATCTGGTTTCCAGTCTGCTGAAAGGATTCCACAATCGTCTTTTATTGCAAAAGCTAAGAGACAATGGAAATCTGAGCCTGTCTCTGACAGTTCCAGTTCAGATCACTCTCTGAATACAAAGATATTGAAGAAAGCAGCTCAACATGGTCAGTGTGAAGGCAAAGAGAAAGATATTGGTTTTGATGACAGTCAAAATTCAATTTCAGTGccacaaaagaaaagaaaaaagaatacgaGTATACCAGAGGTTGTGGAGATTAAAGGTTCAACTCTTCAAATTGACTTGTTAAAATCGCCAATTCATTCTACAGGTAAGGATGATATTTGGATCACAAAATCATGCTACAACTCAATTGATTCCTGCACTGAGGTAGTGACTTCTTCGCCTTTTTCTACTAGTAAACTAATGGAACTAAAAATAGGTGAGCTGAGGACCATCGCAAAGGAGCAGAAACTAACCAAGTATTATAAGCTTCGAAAAACTGATCTGGTCGAGCGAATAGCCAATAAATTAGGTTCTTGCT
- the LOC123225834 gene encoding uncharacterized protein LOC123225834 isoform X4 translates to MAFDLTDFPVPQESNCYMQLGWQCDFSFGYGFDVIEEDATNEKYCIQVLRILITKADTEIDKLEKDLVFLQNELAGVEYEEWFEICCNALRKQIDCLYIAPHDLMVLDSSDSTAHTAEHLEENTKFIFADLSAVVKEESQASSISYTESGSFLNTSLINQEKKNNNSEAVKVCYEQLRQIDVKDSSPNSLKSEAGDLDEKEVLSSVKTETSMKAEAREHCFTSVCNKVIQTSLNSTDERKYDLEVVMDQSADIMSKNSNGGGLKHIVNRSNKNKKLCASNLKIVSDESEENSSASIEGVIGVDSASKSMRKNANLSKRVKLISFITKDLDSNICEPEEGYPDVKRIMRKPDFEVNGNEEVCTYRTTTAGKDKIVDSSSNPEGKVNPPKAEKQPATAVMQDANADALRHATGVSWGSNNSDLRFTVPRQAKVGNSYSSSESTCTISQTTISRQEKGGNSDTSLDALRPATGLSRRRNDSGSAPTTSRQLRVQNSDISPAALSHATGLDQRRNNSDSRVPAFRQAIVGNCSFDKKLCDFAHKSASKRGMKESSLILSDVLKSSNLSSEAKGKRKPSLQNVKAKKSCLIDTQQSALSSLLHLQDDKGKMTANAQTVERKTQGEDVQTAESVANSVKFNTDLSVKPQKNYVKRKFKLNPPSAKESGFQSAERIPQSSFIAKAKRQWKSEPVSDSSSSDHSLNTKILKKAAQHGQCEGKEKDIGFDDSQNSISVPQKKRKKNTSIPEVVEIKGSTLQIDLLKSPIHSTGKDDIWITKSCYNSIDSCTEVVTSSPFSTSKLMELKIGELRTIAKEQKLTKYYKLRKTDLVERIANKLGSC, encoded by the exons ATGGCATTTGATTTAACTGATTTTCCAGTTCCACAAGAGAGTAATTGCTATATGCAACTTGGATGGCAATGTGACTTTTCCTTTGGTTATGGGTTTG ATGTGATTGAAGAAGATGCTACCAATGAGAAATATTGTATACAGGTTCTGAGGATCTTGATTACAAAGGCTGACACTGAAATTGACAAACTTGAAAAAGATTTGGTATTTCTTCAGAATGAACTAGCTGGGGTGGAATATGAAGAGTGGTTTGAGATATGCTGCAATGCTTTGAGAAAACAGATAGATTGTCTTTATATTGCG CCCCATGATCTAATGGTACTAGACAGTTCTGATTCTACTGCTCACACTGCTGAACATCTCGAAGagaacacaaaatttatttttgcgGACTTGAGTGCTGTCGTAAAGGAGGAAAGTCAAGCATCCAGTATCAGTTATACAGAAAGTGGTTCATTCTTAAATACATCTTTGATCAatcaagagaagaaaaataataattcagaAGCAGTTAAG GTCTGTTATGAACAGCTTAGGCAAATTGATGTTAAAGATTCCAGTCCTAACTCTTTGAAATCAGAAGCTGGTGACCTTGACGAAAAAGAAGTATTGAGCAGTGTTAAGACAGAAACTTCTATGAAGGCTGAAGCCAGAGAACACTGTTTTACTTCTGTGTGCAACAAGGTGATCCAAACTTCTTTGAACTCCACAGATGAGAGAAAATACGATCTAGAAGTGGTTATGGATCAG TCTGCTGATATCATGTCAAAGAATTCCAATGGAGGTGGGTTGAAGCATATTGTTAACCGCTCCAACAAGAACAAAAAACTGTGCgcttctaatttaaaaattgtaagtGATGAATCAGAAGAAAACAGTTCTGCATCTATAGAAGGTGTTATAGGTGTTGATTCAGCATCGAAATCAATGAGAAAGAATGCAAACCTTTCCAAGAGGGTCAAG CTGATAAGTTTTATCACAAAAGATTTGGACTCAAATATTTGTGAACCTGAAGAAGGTTATCCTGATGTGAAGAGGATAATGCGCAAGCCAGATTTCGAAGTTAACGGAAATGAGGAAGTCTGCACATACCGTACTACAACTGCTGGCAAAGATAAAATTGTGGATTCATCTTCCAATCCTGAAGGCAAAGTTAACCCTCCAAAAGCAGAGAAG CAGCCTGCAACTGCTGTCATGCAAGATGCTAATGCTGATGCTTTGAGGCATGCAACTGGTGTCAGCTGGGGAAGCAACAATTCTGATTTGAGGTTCACTGTTCCTAGGCAGGCAAAAGTTGGAAATTCATATAGCAGTAGTGAGTCTACCTGTACTATaagccaaacaactatttcaaGGCAGGAAAAAGGTGGAAATTCTGATACTAGTCTTGATGCTTTGAGACCTGCAACTGGACTGAGCAGGAGGAGAAATGATTCTGGTTCTGCACCAACTACTTCCAGACAGTTACGAGTTCAAAATTCTGATATTAGCCCTGCTGCTTTGAGTCATGCAACTGGCCTGGATCAAAGGAGAAATAATTCTGATTCTAGAGTACCTGCATTCAGACAGGCAATAGTTGGAAATTGCAGTTTTGATAAAAAACTCTGTGATTTTGCTCATAAGTCTGCAAGTAAGCGTGGGATGAAAGAATCCAGTTTAATTCTGTCTGACGTgttaaaatcttcaaatttgtCTTCTGAGgcaaaaggaaagagaaaaccTTCTCTACAAAATGTCAAGGCCAAAAAATCATGTTTGATAGATACTCAACAGTCTGCATTATCTTCACTTCTGCATCTACAAGATGATAAAGGAAAAATGACTGCCAATGCACAGACTGTTGAAAGGAAAACTCAAGGAGAAGACGTTCAAACAGCCGAATCTGTTGCCAATAGTGTGAAATTTAACACTGACTTGTCTGTGaaaccacaaaaaaattatgtaaagaGGAAATTCAAGTTAAATCCACCAAGTGCTAAAGAATCTGGTTTCCAGTCTGCTGAAAGGATTCCACAATCGTCTTTTATTGCAAAAGCTAAGAGACAATGGAAATCTGAGCCTGTCTCTGACAGTTCCAGTTCAGATCACTCTCTGAATACAAAGATATTGAAGAAAGCAGCTCAACATGGTCAGTGTGAAGGCAAAGAGAAAGATATTGGTTTTGATGACAGTCAAAATTCAATTTCAGTGccacaaaagaaaagaaaaaagaatacgaGTATACCAGAGGTTGTGGAGATTAAAGGTTCAACTCTTCAAATTGACTTGTTAAAATCGCCAATTCATTCTACAGGTAAGGATGATATTTGGATCACAAAATCATGCTACAACTCAATTGATTCCTGCACTGAGGTAGTGACTTCTTCGCCTTTTTCTACTAGTAAACTAATGGAACTAAAAATAGGTGAGCTGAGGACCATCGCAAAGGAGCAGAAACTAACCAAGTATTATAAGCTTCGAAAAACTGATCTGGTCGAGCGAATAGCCAATAAATTAGGTTCTTGCT
- the LOC123225834 gene encoding uncharacterized protein LOC123225834 isoform X3 gives MAFDLTDFPVPQESNCYMQLGWQCDFSFGYGFDVIEEDATNEKYCIQVLRILITKADTEIDKLEKDLVFLQNELAGVEYEEWFEICCNALRKQIDCLYIANEQPHDLMVLDSSDSTAHTAEHLEENTKFIFADLSAVVKEESQASSISYTESGSFLNTSLINQEKKNNNSEAVCYEQLRQIDVKDSSPNSLKSEAGDLDEKEVLSSVKTETSMKAEAREHCFTSVCNKVIQTSLNSTDERKYDLEVVMDQSADIMSKNSNGGGLKHIVNRSNKNKKLCASNLKIVSDESEENSSASIEGVIGVDSASKSMRKNANLSKRVKLISFITKDLDSNICEPEEGYPDVKRIMRKPDFEVNGNEEVCTYRTTTAGKDKIVDSSSNPEGKVNPPKAEKQPATAVMQDANADALRHATGVSWGSNNSDLRFTVPRQAKVGNSYSSSESTCTISQTTISRQEKGGNSDTSLDALRPATGLSRRRNDSGSAPTTSRQLRVQNSDISPAALSHATGLDQRRNNSDSRVPAFRQAIVGNCSFDKKLCDFAHKSASKRGMKESSLILSDVLKSSNLSSEAKGKRKPSLQNVKAKKSCLIDTQQSALSSLLHLQDDKGKMTANAQTVERKTQGEDVQTAESVANSVKFNTDLSVKPQKNYVKRKFKLNPPSAKESGFQSAERIPQSSFIAKAKRQWKSEPVSDSSSSDHSLNTKILKKAAQHGQCEGKEKDIGFDDSQNSISVPQKKRKKNTSIPEVVEIKGSTLQIDLLKSPIHSTGKDDIWITKSCYNSIDSCTEVVTSSPFSTSKLMELKIGELRTIAKEQKLTKYYKLRKTDLVERIANKLGSC, from the exons ATGGCATTTGATTTAACTGATTTTCCAGTTCCACAAGAGAGTAATTGCTATATGCAACTTGGATGGCAATGTGACTTTTCCTTTGGTTATGGGTTTG ATGTGATTGAAGAAGATGCTACCAATGAGAAATATTGTATACAGGTTCTGAGGATCTTGATTACAAAGGCTGACACTGAAATTGACAAACTTGAAAAAGATTTGGTATTTCTTCAGAATGAACTAGCTGGGGTGGAATATGAAGAGTGGTTTGAGATATGCTGCAATGCTTTGAGAAAACAGATAGATTGTCTTTATATTGCG AATGAACAGCCCCATGATCTAATGGTACTAGACAGTTCTGATTCTACTGCTCACACTGCTGAACATCTCGAAGagaacacaaaatttatttttgcgGACTTGAGTGCTGTCGTAAAGGAGGAAAGTCAAGCATCCAGTATCAGTTATACAGAAAGTGGTTCATTCTTAAATACATCTTTGATCAatcaagagaagaaaaataataattcagaAGCA GTCTGTTATGAACAGCTTAGGCAAATTGATGTTAAAGATTCCAGTCCTAACTCTTTGAAATCAGAAGCTGGTGACCTTGACGAAAAAGAAGTATTGAGCAGTGTTAAGACAGAAACTTCTATGAAGGCTGAAGCCAGAGAACACTGTTTTACTTCTGTGTGCAACAAGGTGATCCAAACTTCTTTGAACTCCACAGATGAGAGAAAATACGATCTAGAAGTGGTTATGGATCAG TCTGCTGATATCATGTCAAAGAATTCCAATGGAGGTGGGTTGAAGCATATTGTTAACCGCTCCAACAAGAACAAAAAACTGTGCgcttctaatttaaaaattgtaagtGATGAATCAGAAGAAAACAGTTCTGCATCTATAGAAGGTGTTATAGGTGTTGATTCAGCATCGAAATCAATGAGAAAGAATGCAAACCTTTCCAAGAGGGTCAAG CTGATAAGTTTTATCACAAAAGATTTGGACTCAAATATTTGTGAACCTGAAGAAGGTTATCCTGATGTGAAGAGGATAATGCGCAAGCCAGATTTCGAAGTTAACGGAAATGAGGAAGTCTGCACATACCGTACTACAACTGCTGGCAAAGATAAAATTGTGGATTCATCTTCCAATCCTGAAGGCAAAGTTAACCCTCCAAAAGCAGAGAAG CAGCCTGCAACTGCTGTCATGCAAGATGCTAATGCTGATGCTTTGAGGCATGCAACTGGTGTCAGCTGGGGAAGCAACAATTCTGATTTGAGGTTCACTGTTCCTAGGCAGGCAAAAGTTGGAAATTCATATAGCAGTAGTGAGTCTACCTGTACTATaagccaaacaactatttcaaGGCAGGAAAAAGGTGGAAATTCTGATACTAGTCTTGATGCTTTGAGACCTGCAACTGGACTGAGCAGGAGGAGAAATGATTCTGGTTCTGCACCAACTACTTCCAGACAGTTACGAGTTCAAAATTCTGATATTAGCCCTGCTGCTTTGAGTCATGCAACTGGCCTGGATCAAAGGAGAAATAATTCTGATTCTAGAGTACCTGCATTCAGACAGGCAATAGTTGGAAATTGCAGTTTTGATAAAAAACTCTGTGATTTTGCTCATAAGTCTGCAAGTAAGCGTGGGATGAAAGAATCCAGTTTAATTCTGTCTGACGTgttaaaatcttcaaatttgtCTTCTGAGgcaaaaggaaagagaaaaccTTCTCTACAAAATGTCAAGGCCAAAAAATCATGTTTGATAGATACTCAACAGTCTGCATTATCTTCACTTCTGCATCTACAAGATGATAAAGGAAAAATGACTGCCAATGCACAGACTGTTGAAAGGAAAACTCAAGGAGAAGACGTTCAAACAGCCGAATCTGTTGCCAATAGTGTGAAATTTAACACTGACTTGTCTGTGaaaccacaaaaaaattatgtaaagaGGAAATTCAAGTTAAATCCACCAAGTGCTAAAGAATCTGGTTTCCAGTCTGCTGAAAGGATTCCACAATCGTCTTTTATTGCAAAAGCTAAGAGACAATGGAAATCTGAGCCTGTCTCTGACAGTTCCAGTTCAGATCACTCTCTGAATACAAAGATATTGAAGAAAGCAGCTCAACATGGTCAGTGTGAAGGCAAAGAGAAAGATATTGGTTTTGATGACAGTCAAAATTCAATTTCAGTGccacaaaagaaaagaaaaaagaatacgaGTATACCAGAGGTTGTGGAGATTAAAGGTTCAACTCTTCAAATTGACTTGTTAAAATCGCCAATTCATTCTACAGGTAAGGATGATATTTGGATCACAAAATCATGCTACAACTCAATTGATTCCTGCACTGAGGTAGTGACTTCTTCGCCTTTTTCTACTAGTAAACTAATGGAACTAAAAATAGGTGAGCTGAGGACCATCGCAAAGGAGCAGAAACTAACCAAGTATTATAAGCTTCGAAAAACTGATCTGGTCGAGCGAATAGCCAATAAATTAGGTTCTTGCT
- the LOC123225834 gene encoding uncharacterized protein LOC123225834 isoform X5, whose protein sequence is MAFDLTDFPVPQESNCYMQLGWQCDFSFGYGFDVIEEDATNEKYCIQVLRILITKADTEIDKLEKDLVFLQNELAGVEYEEWFEICCNALRKQIDCLYIANEQPHDLMVLDSSDSTAHTAEHLEENTKFIFADLSAVVKEESQASSISYTESGSFLNTSLINQEKKNNNSEAVKVCYEQLRQIDVKDSSPNSLKSEAGDLDEKEVLSSVKTETSMKAEAREHCFTSVCNKVIQTSLNSTDERKYDLEVVMDQNSNGGGLKHIVNRSNKNKKLCASNLKIVSDESEENSSASIEGVIGVDSASKSMRKNANLSKRVKLISFITKDLDSNICEPEEGYPDVKRIMRKPDFEVNGNEEVCTYRTTTAGKDKIVDSSSNPEGKVNPPKAEKQPATAVMQDANADALRHATGVSWGSNNSDLRFTVPRQAKVGNSYSSSESTCTISQTTISRQEKGGNSDTSLDALRPATGLSRRRNDSGSAPTTSRQLRVQNSDISPAALSHATGLDQRRNNSDSRVPAFRQAIVGNCSFDKKLCDFAHKSASKRGMKESSLILSDVLKSSNLSSEAKGKRKPSLQNVKAKKSCLIDTQQSALSSLLHLQDDKGKMTANAQTVERKTQGEDVQTAESVANSVKFNTDLSVKPQKNYVKRKFKLNPPSAKESGFQSAERIPQSSFIAKAKRQWKSEPVSDSSSSDHSLNTKILKKAAQHGQCEGKEKDIGFDDSQNSISVPQKKRKKNTSIPEVVEIKGSTLQIDLLKSPIHSTGKDDIWITKSCYNSIDSCTEVVTSSPFSTSKLMELKIGELRTIAKEQKLTKYYKLRKTDLVERIANKLGSC, encoded by the exons ATGGCATTTGATTTAACTGATTTTCCAGTTCCACAAGAGAGTAATTGCTATATGCAACTTGGATGGCAATGTGACTTTTCCTTTGGTTATGGGTTTG ATGTGATTGAAGAAGATGCTACCAATGAGAAATATTGTATACAGGTTCTGAGGATCTTGATTACAAAGGCTGACACTGAAATTGACAAACTTGAAAAAGATTTGGTATTTCTTCAGAATGAACTAGCTGGGGTGGAATATGAAGAGTGGTTTGAGATATGCTGCAATGCTTTGAGAAAACAGATAGATTGTCTTTATATTGCG AATGAACAGCCCCATGATCTAATGGTACTAGACAGTTCTGATTCTACTGCTCACACTGCTGAACATCTCGAAGagaacacaaaatttatttttgcgGACTTGAGTGCTGTCGTAAAGGAGGAAAGTCAAGCATCCAGTATCAGTTATACAGAAAGTGGTTCATTCTTAAATACATCTTTGATCAatcaagagaagaaaaataataattcagaAGCAGTTAAG GTCTGTTATGAACAGCTTAGGCAAATTGATGTTAAAGATTCCAGTCCTAACTCTTTGAAATCAGAAGCTGGTGACCTTGACGAAAAAGAAGTATTGAGCAGTGTTAAGACAGAAACTTCTATGAAGGCTGAAGCCAGAGAACACTGTTTTACTTCTGTGTGCAACAAGGTGATCCAAACTTCTTTGAACTCCACAGATGAGAGAAAATACGATCTAGAAGTGGTTATGGATCAG AATTCCAATGGAGGTGGGTTGAAGCATATTGTTAACCGCTCCAACAAGAACAAAAAACTGTGCgcttctaatttaaaaattgtaagtGATGAATCAGAAGAAAACAGTTCTGCATCTATAGAAGGTGTTATAGGTGTTGATTCAGCATCGAAATCAATGAGAAAGAATGCAAACCTTTCCAAGAGGGTCAAG CTGATAAGTTTTATCACAAAAGATTTGGACTCAAATATTTGTGAACCTGAAGAAGGTTATCCTGATGTGAAGAGGATAATGCGCAAGCCAGATTTCGAAGTTAACGGAAATGAGGAAGTCTGCACATACCGTACTACAACTGCTGGCAAAGATAAAATTGTGGATTCATCTTCCAATCCTGAAGGCAAAGTTAACCCTCCAAAAGCAGAGAAG CAGCCTGCAACTGCTGTCATGCAAGATGCTAATGCTGATGCTTTGAGGCATGCAACTGGTGTCAGCTGGGGAAGCAACAATTCTGATTTGAGGTTCACTGTTCCTAGGCAGGCAAAAGTTGGAAATTCATATAGCAGTAGTGAGTCTACCTGTACTATaagccaaacaactatttcaaGGCAGGAAAAAGGTGGAAATTCTGATACTAGTCTTGATGCTTTGAGACCTGCAACTGGACTGAGCAGGAGGAGAAATGATTCTGGTTCTGCACCAACTACTTCCAGACAGTTACGAGTTCAAAATTCTGATATTAGCCCTGCTGCTTTGAGTCATGCAACTGGCCTGGATCAAAGGAGAAATAATTCTGATTCTAGAGTACCTGCATTCAGACAGGCAATAGTTGGAAATTGCAGTTTTGATAAAAAACTCTGTGATTTTGCTCATAAGTCTGCAAGTAAGCGTGGGATGAAAGAATCCAGTTTAATTCTGTCTGACGTgttaaaatcttcaaatttgtCTTCTGAGgcaaaaggaaagagaaaaccTTCTCTACAAAATGTCAAGGCCAAAAAATCATGTTTGATAGATACTCAACAGTCTGCATTATCTTCACTTCTGCATCTACAAGATGATAAAGGAAAAATGACTGCCAATGCACAGACTGTTGAAAGGAAAACTCAAGGAGAAGACGTTCAAACAGCCGAATCTGTTGCCAATAGTGTGAAATTTAACACTGACTTGTCTGTGaaaccacaaaaaaattatgtaaagaGGAAATTCAAGTTAAATCCACCAAGTGCTAAAGAATCTGGTTTCCAGTCTGCTGAAAGGATTCCACAATCGTCTTTTATTGCAAAAGCTAAGAGACAATGGAAATCTGAGCCTGTCTCTGACAGTTCCAGTTCAGATCACTCTCTGAATACAAAGATATTGAAGAAAGCAGCTCAACATGGTCAGTGTGAAGGCAAAGAGAAAGATATTGGTTTTGATGACAGTCAAAATTCAATTTCAGTGccacaaaagaaaagaaaaaagaatacgaGTATACCAGAGGTTGTGGAGATTAAAGGTTCAACTCTTCAAATTGACTTGTTAAAATCGCCAATTCATTCTACAGGTAAGGATGATATTTGGATCACAAAATCATGCTACAACTCAATTGATTCCTGCACTGAGGTAGTGACTTCTTCGCCTTTTTCTACTAGTAAACTAATGGAACTAAAAATAGGTGAGCTGAGGACCATCGCAAAGGAGCAGAAACTAACCAAGTATTATAAGCTTCGAAAAACTGATCTGGTCGAGCGAATAGCCAATAAATTAGGTTCTTGCT